The Aedes albopictus strain Foshan chromosome 2, AalbF5, whole genome shotgun sequence region TTGTGCAAAAATTTGCATCAGCCGGCCAACATTTGCAGTTTGTGCGTAAAATTAGCTTGGAAAAGAATATTAGTTTTCTCCCGAAAGCAGTGGAGTGATGGAAACCACCACAGCCCAAAACAGTGACCATCAGGGTAAACGGTGGAACCACCTGCGTAAGATCCTCGAGCGCTCCGGTCCGTTCTGTCCGCCGAACTTCACGGCATCGAACGAGACGTTGGAATTTTTGCAGAACACTTGCAAGATACTGGTGATTGGTAAGTTGCTAGGCTGGGGTAATCTGATCCACAAGACTAATTTGAACGATTCTAGGTGCCGGTGGACTGGGATGCGAGCTGCTGAAGGATCTGGCCCTGATGGGCTTCCGTGACATTCATGTAATCGACATGGACACGATCGAGCTGTCGAACTTGAATCGACAGTTTTTGTTCCGTCGTGCGGACATTGGAAAATCCAAGGCGGATTGTGCCGCAGCTTTTGTAAATGCCAGGATTCCGGGATGTACGGTAACGCCGCATTTCTGTAAGATTCAGGACTTCGATGCCAGCTTCTATCGTCAGTTCCACATCATCGTTTGTGGGCTGGACTCGATTGTGGCACGCCGATGGATCAATGGAATGCTCATCTCAATGCTGGAGTACGAAGAGGACGGCTCGGTCGATGAAACGTCCATCATTCCACTGGTGGATGGTGGAACCGAAGGATTCAAGGGAAACGCTAGGGTAATTTTGCCTGGAATGACGGCTTGCATCGATTGTACGCTGGATTTGTTCCCACCGCAGGTTGGATTTCATTAAACGTTTTGATCGTTACAATCGTACATCTTACTTTATTTCAAATTCACAGGTGACTTACCCGCTGTGCACCATTGCCAACACACCCCGTCTGCCAGAACACTGCATCGAGTATGTGAAAATCATTCAGTGGCCCAAGGAGAATCCCTTCGGAAGCGACATCGGACTGGATGGGGACGATCCGGCGCATATCACTTGGGTGTACGAGAAAGCTCAGGAGCGGGCCAACACTTTCAACATAACGGGCCTGTCCTACCGGTTGGTGCAGGGCGTTCTGAAGAACATCATTCCGGCGGTAGCCAGCACGAATGCGGTCATTGCGGCTGCCTGTGCCACCGAAGTGTTCAAAATCGCCTCCAGCTGCTGCGAGCCGCTGAACAACTATATGGTTTTTAATGACAGCGATGGGATCTACACGTACACCTACGAGGCGGAGAAGAAGTCCGATTGTTTAGCCTGCAGCACGGTTCCACGTCCGGTTGATGTGGTCGACCCGAACACGATGACCCTGCAGGACCTGATTCAGCATTTGTGCGATAGCGCGGAGTTCCAGATGAAGAACCCGGGCCTGACGGCTTCCATCAATGGGAAAAACAAAACCctctacatggcgaccgtgaagaGCATCGAAGAGGCCACCAAGGGCAATTTGACTCAGTCACTCGGAGAGCTTGGATTGAAGGATGGTCAGGAAATAATGGTGGCGGACGTTACCAATCCTAATGCAATTTTGATTAAACTTAAGTTCCAAAGCAACGAAGTTGAGATGGCATAGGCAAAGTAGGTGCTTTTGGTGTCGATAAGTGGTGGAAGTGAAGTGGTAATAAAAATGGAtgcgtgaaaaaaaaacctattgtACTGAATATGTTGTTGTAGGACAATTTCCTGTGGTACCTTGGTCAAACTTGACATTCTGAAATTGTATTACCACAgcattaccacagacaaactacttaagcaattaaaaaaatatttaagcaaATTTTGGTGTGATTTTTAAAATGCTTATGTGCGTGGCCACATTGCAGAGCCTGGTCCTATTGTCAAAGGTGGGCAAACCAAGCGTGATTGGTGTTGATGTTCACTGCGGGTAACCAATTCAGCTTCCGGAGGTTGACCGTAGACGCTATTTTGACGGTCTGGGTGAAATCCGTTAGAAAAGAGAAGCAAAATCTTCACATGAAGGTCATGCATTTta contains the following coding sequences:
- the LOC109408519 gene encoding nedd8-activating enzyme E1 catalytic subunit gives rise to the protein METTTAQNSDHQGKRWNHLRKILERSGPFCPPNFTASNETLEFLQNTCKILVIGAGGLGCELLKDLALMGFRDIHVIDMDTIELSNLNRQFLFRRADIGKSKADCAAAFVNARIPGCTVTPHFCKIQDFDASFYRQFHIIVCGLDSIVARRWINGMLISMLEYEEDGSVDETSIIPLVDGGTEGFKGNARVILPGMTACIDCTLDLFPPQVTYPLCTIANTPRLPEHCIEYVKIIQWPKENPFGSDIGLDGDDPAHITWVYEKAQERANTFNITGLSYRLVQGVLKNIIPAVASTNAVIAAACATEVFKIASSCCEPLNNYMVFNDSDGIYTYTYEAEKKSDCLACSTVPRPVDVVDPNTMTLQDLIQHLCDSAEFQMKNPGLTASINGKNKTLYMATVKSIEEATKGNLTQSLGELGLKDGQEIMVADVTNPNAILIKLKFQSNEVEMA